The nucleotide window ACAGAAGACTTTATAAGACTTGCCTTAGATGTCTCAAAAGCCTTTCTGATGATAGAGATCAACAAAACTCCACCCCACTTTCTCGGATCATAAAAACGTGTTTTTTTAAACTGTTACTTTTTAAGTGACGTGAAACTAATGAGAACCGGCTGCTCTTGGCCTCCTCCTCTCTGGAGAAGATGACTCTGTGCTTCACGACCTTCTGCCAAGCCTTGCAGAGATAGGCTCTGTAGTCTATGTCTCCATCCCCGGCGTGCTTGGAGGAGGCAGGCTCCTCTGCTGAGCCTGCGGCTTTCTGCATTAGACTCTGCGTTGTTGCGAACAGCAGCAGGCGGTATTCCGCCACGAGCCTCTCCAGGAGCTGAGAACACTTCTTCAGAGTAGATTCCTGCAGGGCCACACTCTCCCCTCCGCTGGCGCGGTCTGTCCAGTAGAAAGCCGACAGGCTGTCCACgatgagaaggcagagagaggggtggCTACAGAACAGAGCCTCCAGGGAGTGGAGCGTGAGCAGCAGCTGCATGCTGCTGCTGCAGTAGGCCAGGAAGAAGCGGCCCAGGCAGAGCTTTATGGTCTCCTCGGAGCTTCTCGACAGTCTGTGCTCAAGAACAGTCACAAGCCGAAGCATGTCGAAGTGGTAGTCTGTATCAATAAATAAGACTTCTATCTGCAGACCACCCTCTGACTTTGGAAGTATACATCGGGCTGTTAGGTGATAAAGCATTTCTGTTTTTCCCGTTCCTTCTGGACCATGAAATTCAAGAATATCacctgtgtaaaattaaaataagccagTCAAGATGCAGCAGTGGGCCACAGAACAAGTCTCAGAGAGCGTTCCGAAGAGACGTACTGGAATATGAGCTGAAAATCTAAATCCACTTGTTAAAGTGGATCTGCATAAGCAAAGGCAGATAAATAAGGAAATTCGGACAGGATCTCTGAGAAAGGacccagtttttaaaagttttttttttttttttttttttaagttggcgCTGAGGATGAAATCCTGGTCCTCAGCTGTGGTAAGAAACAGCCCTACCACTGGTCCACCACACTCTCAACCCAGTAGTGAAAGATTAACCAGCACCAAGAAAACATAATATCGAGAGGGTTGAAGTGGTGCAAGGGAAGCCCCTAGATGGGCCTGTATGACCCAGGCTCACTGTAACCTCACTGTTGTTAGTGGGGGGCCCTGAGTTCGGGTCCCAGGGCCCACATAACACTGATGCAGTAGGACTCCCGTGGGGAAATGTGGGTGGAGACAGAAGCCCCAGAAGCTGACAGTCCACAGGCCTGCTGTACAGAGTGCtgaggagaccctgcctcacggTAGAAGGTGAAGGGCACAGCTGACCACACAAAAGCACAAGACAGAAGCCTTCAGCAGGCTTCCCAACGCTTTCAGGACCCTAACACTGGGAGGAGAAGCCACAAGAGCAGCAGCTATGTACCTCACTGATGGCCAGTCTTGAGTATCACTGATTAGGAAATACCTGCCTGGCTATCATGATGGGTCAATCCCTTGATGACCTCATATGATGACATTACTGGGAAGTGGGAAAAGCTAGGTGGGACCTAGCTGGAGGGAACGAGTGTGTCTCTGGAGAATATCTTGTTCTAGCCATTTCCTGACCTCCCAAAGTGAAGGACAGTCTTTCGGCATGTTCTCACCATGATCGGGTACTGAGGCCCACTGATCGCAgacagaacctctgaaaccatgagcaaaaGTGAGTATTCCCTTCTTTACTTTTGTCTTAGTGATGTGAAAGTAACAAACACATCACCCGATTACATTTCCTACTGCCGTCTGCAAGGTTGGTACTTCAATACTCTAACCCCAGGATGAATATACTTCAGCAGATTGCTTTCCCAAGATCCTCTCCAGGTTTCCTTGAAGAGGACAGGTCCTTCAGCATGACTCACAGACTCAGCACTGGGAAGCTCTTCTGGAAGTGGGATCACATGGTTCCCTAAGACCATACATTAGGAAATGcccagtgctggggctggagagatggcttggtggttaagagcactgcttgctcttgcagaggacccaaatttgattaccagtacccacatggcagttcataactgtaattccagtcttaggggatctaataccctgttctgacctccatgggtactgtACATACATAATGCaggcattcatgcaggcaaaacacccatacccataaaatGGGGGGATAATTAATAAaagaggaatttttaaaaaagtttaaggtTAAACCCTTAGTTGAGACATCAAGTTCCTGGGTAATGTCACTTCCCTGTTACAGATTAATGGTGAAGTAGGTACAGAACAAATACACACTAGGTCTCCCAACTAAAGTCCTGCAGATATGTTTCATGATGAGTTCAGATCAATTTTACTCATCTTATAAACATGTACCATTTcttcctttacacacacacacacacacacacacacacacacacactcaaacagtATGATTTATAAATGGGGCAGTTCTTGTATCTTTATTTGAAGTTATGATCTTATATATTTATGAGTtgttaccaaaaacaaaaacaaaaaactgacacTCTTGTCCAGCTGATGTGCTGAACATGGCAACTTgaagtaaaaagaagaaaggaaggaggaggaaggggaggaagaggaagaaggagaagacgagaaggagaaaataaggaggaggaggaggaggaaagaaaacaaagaccctGGAGCTTGGCACTTGAACAGCTGGGGAAATCTGGATGGTTTGGCCCTGACAGCTCCTCTCGAATAGATGCTGGGAAGAGTCGGGGCCAACAGATTGAGGCAAGAGTCAGAGCTACAGAATCTGTAGAATATGTAAGAAGATGGCCTCAACAATCACCAGCCTAGCTGCGTAGTCAACACACTGAATATGCAGATCACAATGCCTAGTTCTGGGGACTTAGAAACTGGGCACTGCACTAAACAGCTTCCACCTACCAATGCATTAAAATGCTTCCACAGCGCAGAGCCCAAGGATCTGGCTGCACCACAAACTTCCTGTAACAGATGCTGGAAGTGTAACTGACTTAGACCCCAGTCTTGGGTGTGAGTTCCTGTGGTAGTGACTAAACCTGACGGTGTTTCTCCCAAGTTTCTATAATATGTGATGCAAAGATGCACCACAAACCCTTGCTCTAACACAGTTGTTTCCTAAGGCCTAACTCCCGAATTCTAATGCATGGGGAATGGCATGCTTTCCTATGGAGTACAGGGACAGCAGACCTGCTTTACTAGCAATCCCAGAGTCCGTTGGGCTGAAGGACCGACAGTAGACAGTGGCGCAAAGGCAGATACAAGGCAGCACAGGAATTGTGAGTATGCAGACagcagaaaagaggaggaggatgttTATGCCTGTCACTCTTCTGCCGGGTGACTGACCAGCAGCTGCGCCCACCGGAGCTGCTGAGCCTTAGGAGGATGGAACACTTGCGTGATGacatgggggggtggggggggcagctGCACAATCAAGTAACAAATCAAGTTGTTTCCTTGCCACAGTCATCaaactatttttctttccaggaaaCAGTATCCGTTTACTTCCATTTCCATTCACCAAGCACCTACCATAAAGTTCCCTTTTGAAGTAtccacaataaaaaatgaaagcaacaaaCTCCCTAAAGCTGGGGGTGGTGATAGAAGCTTGTGATCCCAACATGCCCGAGGGGCAGCctcggctacacagagaatcttaGGCCACCTTAGTCACTGGAGGCCCACACTCAAACAGACAAAGCCACATAACCCTAAAACCTGCATTACTATTTCCAATTACTTTCATTCAGTAAAATGAATGTTTTGGTGGACACACAAACGGGAAAGAGTACAAAGACGGGTGAAGACTAACTGGATCTCCACCATAGTGAAGGTTTAACAAGCTACCCAAATGAAGGTGACACCAATTCAAACTAGACTGCTATAAAGTCAGATGTTAGTTCACGACTAGGAAAACAGTTTAAAATGTGAAAGAATGGCAAGGGATTTAAAATAGTATAGCAGAGGGACCAACAGTTAAGAGTGctggatgctcttctagaggacccaggacCCAGacggtggcttacaaccacctttaactccaactccagggaattcaacaccctcttctggcctccatgggtgcaGACATATAGACAggcaaaacatatatacatgttatataaaataaacaaatcttagaaaaaaatagTATGCCAGAGTGgatctatttaaaacaaaacaacaaaa belongs to Onychomys torridus chromosome 3, mOncTor1.1, whole genome shotgun sequence and includes:
- the Xrcc2 gene encoding LOW QUALITY PROTEIN: DNA repair protein XRCC2 (The sequence of the model RefSeq protein was modified relative to this genomic sequence to represent the inferred CDS: deleted 1 base in 1 codon) — its product is MPQGQLLARLEGRSSLKELEPNLFADEDSPVHGDILEFHGPEGTGKTEMLYHLTARCILPKSEGGLQIEVLFIDTDYHFDMLRLVTVLEHRLSRSSEETIKLCLGRFFLAYCSSSMQLLLTLHSLEALFCSHPSLCLLIVDSLSAFYWTDRASGGESVALQESTLKKCSQLLERLVAEYRLLLFATTQSLMQKAAGSAEEPASSKHAGDGDIDYRAYLCKAWQKVVKHRVIFSREEEAKSSRFSLVSRHLKSNSLKKHVFMIRESGVEFC